The genomic window ATTTTTCACGGTAGGCGGAGTACAGGGGCATACGTCTCCCTCTGTCATACAAGGTGGCAAACCTAGGGTTACCTTCATATGTTTGGCATATATAAGCTGGAGAATTCAGGTCATTTACATTTGTTATCCCATCTGGAATTACTTGCAGTTGTCAAAATTTAGTACTTCAGCGTGGATGTGAATGAGAATGGCTAAGAGGAGCAAGATGCTCAGAATTGGCTTCATGTTCTCACAATTCataggagagaggtgatgatcAGTAACAAGAAGAGCGGAGCCTTAATATACAGCAGCTACTAGTTATACATTAACATTAGAGGAAGAGTTTCCTGATATGTAAACTCTAGAATTCTATTAATCTGTAAACATTTCTTAATAAACCACATGATGCCAAGACAATCTTTCTTTCCATCTAAATTCTTGTGAATTTGTTTGAGTTTCTCACAACCACCATACCGTTCCATTATATGAGAATATTTATAAAGCTGCCAAAGAACTAGAATTCCCCTGGTTGGCTCTAACTAGAGATGATGCTCATTCAAGCTCGCTATGCAATCGAGTAACTCAAAAGTACTCGATGCGTGAACGAATACGGTGTGGTGCTCGAATAAGATTGATAGCCTCCAGACACCGTCCCCTCTGCcgaataggaggcccctgaaaaaatgcgtctctcaatggggtttgttactagaAACAAGtgctcgagtatcgggaaatactcaacTCGAGTAACGAGCATTTAAGCagtttagtacttgctcatctttCACTTTTCCTAGCATTATCCCTGTCCAGGTGGTAATAGGTGAAGGCGCAGCTATTTACTAGAACCCTTCCctgcactggcggaactaccgctgtAGCAGTCGTAGAGGCCGCTACGGCGCCCCTAGCATCTGGGGGCCCGAGGCCATGGCCCCTGGAGCTGACCAcctgcagcacccggtggcctcccgggtgttcagtgttctgattgacagcgagagaagccataggcttcctgccctgtcaatcactcttgtgaccgcaagcagcgttttgtttgcgatcacaagagtgtcggccTGGCCCCCGcctgatgagcagctccctggtcgaGTCCCATGCAGCACCATCACTGAGCACAGTGTGCACCGCGGTGACTCGGACTTCCGGTACAAAGAGCACATCACTCCTGGAAGtctcagccgccgcggcgcacactgagctcagggtggggaagagagaagaggagaccgacgggggagcgtgtggttaggtgagttctgttttgttttttttctttttatcagaggggaacactgggagctatatggggaggaacaacactggggactatatgggggaggaacaacactgggggctatatggaggaggaacaacactggggactatatgggggaggaacaacaacactggggacTATATGGGtgaggaacaacaacactggggacTATATGGGtgaggaacaacaacactggggatTATATGGGtgaggaacaacaacactgggggctatatgggtgaggaacaacaacactgggggctatatgggagaggaacaacaacactgggggctatatgggggaggaacaacaacactgggggctatatggggaggaacaacaacactgggggctatatgggggaggaacaacaacactgggggctatatgggggaggaacaacaacactgggggctatatgggagaggaacagcaacactgggggctatatggggaggaacaacactgggggctatgtcgGGGAGGAAGAACACTgggagctatatgggggaggaacaacactgggggctatatgggggaggaacaacactgggggctatataggggagaaacaacaacactgggggctatatgggggaggaacaacactaggggctatatgggggaggaataacactgggggctatatgggggaggaacaacaacaacactggggctatatgggggaggaacaaaaacactgggggctatatgggagaggaacaacaacactgggagctatatgGGTGAGGAACAACAACACGGGGCTATATGGTtgaggaacaacaacactgggggctatatggggggaacaacactgggggctatatgggtgaggtataacactgggggctgtatgggggaggtataacactgggggctatatgggggaggagcaACACTggaggctatatgggggaggtataacactgggggctatgtgggggaagaacaacactggggggctatatgggggaagaacaacactgggggctatatgggggaagaacaacaatgggggctatatggggctgTGAATgcacactgggggctgcctatagggggataaacagcactggggctgcctatagggggatgcacaaaaaaatgggggctacctatagggggatggacaacactggggctgcctatagggggatgcacaacactgggggatatctatatgggggatggacaacactggggctatctatatggaggatgggtaacataagggggctatctatatgggggataaatCGCAcaagggggccatttgtaaggggggcaacaaagggggctatctataagggggcaatctataaggaggacaacacagaggaggcatctaaaaggggaactacacagagggaccatctatgaaggggactagggggcattataaggggaactacactggggggatgtatacaataggacatgcacagaggggggcatctactatagtggactacacagaggggtcatctataaggggaatacacagaggggatcatatactatagagcagggagagggaaccttggttctccagctattgcaaaactacagctttagctttgaatATCctcacatgatgggagttgtagttttgcaacagctggagagccgaggttccctacccctggtatagggaacgcacagaggttgtcatctactataaagggattacacagagggggatctgtactatagtagatgcacacggggccatctatatggaagactgaaccagggaccatctataaggtgtctacacagagcggggcatatactataagggatatacataaatatatatatatatatatatatatatacacatatatatacacacgcataTAATAAAAGAATCAGGGCTAACCACTGGaatagggcttaaaggggccactACAGAtgcgcagtgtgtagagagataaggatgatgccagagtgaggagcccaATATGTTTCTCTGGCTTCGTGGATTCGTAGTTtgaagaagttctcataacggcccagggcagatgaagaagaaaatgaaaaggaagaactcagatcagagaagacgtcccctgtgagtcactaaatatatctgcactgtaatttatatggagtacagaacatATGTAACGCTGGGTGTGTTGATTGCGTAGTGGTcggtcagaggaggggggggggggcaattaatagtttgctatggggcccagccatttctagttacgcccctgcttccCTGCTAGGGCATCAATATCTCACCGGACACCATAAATAGTGCAATCCTTTTATTCTGGATATGTGCCCcattgtaagggccagttcacataaagtaaaactggcggaattctctctgctcctctccactcgtaagaattgacatgtcaattcttatgagcggagaggcgcatgagccctcccatagaccacctgtatgacatggaggctggcgggattccactgCGGAATTAAaccagttttactcagtgtgaactggccctaactagAGGCTGGATATTGTTTGAAGATCACAGAAAACAATGTGCAGAGCTGCCCCCTTCAGCAGGTACAGGAAGAGGTAGCatcatggaacgatctgcaacaATCCCAATAAAGCCAGGCTAATCTACATTTATTGATGGATTCACCCAATTTACTGTAGGTAGCATGGCCATAAGACTGTGTGATGCCAATGCTCTAGTAGCACAGTTTGACTTAACACAAGGACCTTCTGGCTTAGCCAATCAAACAGGAAGCAGGATGCTCCTGTGACCATTGATTGGAGTGGGGAAGTCCTTGTGGTGCCAGAATATCCCTTCAACTTAGAATAAAACAGGGAGAATATGAACCAAATGTATCACAGTGGAGCACTCTTTGTGATAGATATGACACATCATGAGTTCTTATATGTGAAACTTCGGCTTTTTAccaaaaacaagacaaaaaaaggAAGTTTTAAGTTTACAAATTACAGATGAATTATAACATAACTATTATAACTGGGAAACTGCAGGGATCACAAGTAACGCTGTGTAATATATATGCCCCAAATCATCATCAAATTCCCTTTCTGCGAGGGGTCTTCACTAAATTGGCTGAATTACCCCCTTCCATCCTCCTTATAGGAGGTGACTTTAATGTCCCATCCTCAGAGATGCTGGACCGTCTCACGTTGTCCCCCTCAGCTCCTCCAAAATCCACTGTCTTTCTGCAGATCTGCGTAAATTAATCCGCACTCACCAGTTGTTTGATCCATGGCGGACTTCCCACCCATCCAAGAAAGAGTAtacctatatactactgtgggagcacacaggggctctatatataactggggcagcacacagggatctatatactactggaggcagcatgcaggggtctatatactactggtggctgcataacgggggtctatatatatataactgagggagcgcacaggggtctatatactactgaggggttacacacagggggtctatatactactgggggcagcacacggggtcgatatactactgggggcagcacacggggtctatatactactgggggctgcacacaaggggtctatatactactgggggctgcacacaaggggtatatatactactgggggctgcacacaaggggtctatatactactgggggcagcacacagggggtctatatactactgggggcagcacacagggggtctatatactactgggggcagcacacagggggtctatacacaccccctgtgagtcactggatgtaactgcactctgttataggcttacagtgataggggtcatggtgtagCGGTATTATGTAAcggcatcattggtgatatcttcctgttttgttcagagcagttttcatgtaatatgtaatcactgtatgatgGTAACAGGGTTATAAGaaaactaccgtatgtattggggctcttaatacagtgtgggggcattatGCTGTGTAAGGagcaccgattctgataacgctaagttcaaaggtggtggtggtgggggggggggggttgccaaaCTGATTCTTTCCCCCGGGTGCAGGAAaagctagctacacctctggttTGGGGCTACCCTATACCTGTTGGTGATCATACACTCAATGCCCTGTAGTGAGACTTTTTACGTACCAAGCTTTTGCTGATTTATTATTTCCTACGTGGATCTCCTACTGATTTGTAGCCAGGCTAGACTTAAGAAGTCATGAACTTCAGTGCAGATTGTGCTCTTCTTCTCATCAAAAATCCAGGAACTCTTGACAGAAATCTCAAAAGTCTAATGTGTAGAAAGTTACATGTCACCCTTTATTGGGCCTCATGGATCAAAACTGCCTTCAGGAAAAAGGGTCACAGTTCAAACTTCATAACCTAAGCTGTACTGGAAAAAAACATAGGTCTGATAACAAGAGGTCCAAATTATTTTTGATGTAAGGGAAATTACCATCTTCATCAGAGAATTATGGGACTGTATGGGTTCCTGATGAAGCCAGTTTAGTTGGTGAAACATGTTGGGGGTCTGCTGGTTGTTAAAATGTAAACAATAATTTTCCTGCAAGGAGTGCTTGATAAGTTAACAAAGCATTGATCATTAATCGAGGAAGACCAATTCATTTTAATCATTTTTGTGCAGCAGTCTAATAACATGTAAAGTAGCTGCAGTTGGTTGAGCACAAAAGGTTTTTTACAAATGTGGACAAAATATGTGCAGAACTTGTGCGGTTATTGTGCAGTGTGAACAATATTCTGATACTGAACACAAAAGCAAATGAAAAATTGCAGCATCACTGTAGTATATATCATACAATTCACTGCATGGGACAAATATTATGTAGGCTGTACATAAAATTTTAATTTAGTTAAAACCAACATAATTAAACATATACGTGATATATAATAATCTAATAACATCTATCCGGAGCATCTACACTTCATTCTGCATCATGATGACTCTATGGTGCACGTATGTACCTTTGCTATAGAGAGTAAGTGCGCCATCTAGGGGTGGTAATGCGAGACACAGGCTTCAGGATACATAATCGATCAGCTGATTAAATATTGTTTGTATCTTACAATAATAGATGTATTGGAATGCAGTAGTCTATATGTAATTTCACTAATATCCAGTGTTACtacaatacataaaaaaaaaaaatcataaatataCCAATTTTTCTGTGATATAGCATTTTACACGGAGACATTTTTTTATGTATCAGAGAGACATGTAAATAGATTTTAATcagtggagatgagcgaaccgggttcgggttcgagtccatccgaaccccaacgtCAAGTATTTcattagcggaggctgctgaacttggataaagctctaaggttgtctggaaaacatggatacagccaatgacgatatccatgttttccacatagccttagggctttatccaagttcagcagccaccgctaatcaaatgccgaaggttcgggttcggatggactcgagcatgcttgaggttgctcatctctatttatcagtcatcagaccctgaccgatgaaCAGATTGAGACAATTTCCTCCCCGCTAAGTCTGAGAATAGacgtgccccatagacttatattatgcAGCCCGTCTCCTCATGTGACACAGATTGGGGACAGGAATGTGCTGAACATAACATCTCCCGATTCATTTTCCCAATCGGTTGCAGTCTGAATGCTCAGACCTGGAACAACCAAAACATGTCTTATGTAATATGGAGAGGCAGCCTATTAGGGTCTGCCTCATGCAGGGCCTTATATGCCATACACAGTCCTGTGAGCTTTCTTTAGGCCACTGGCAACTTATCACCACCCTACAAACCCATTACAGAGGCTGATAGGCCTCCCATGATAGGCTGGCAGAGGAAGTCCCTTCCTCTGTTAAACCACTTGGGTGCCAAAATTACTATTGACCTAGGTAGCGGAGTGGTTAAGCAGCAGGGATCGTAACTATCTCAGATCCCAGTCATAGCAGCATCATGCTAGCTGTAACACATGGTGTAGATGCAGCTCTCATATCTGCATTACTATACTATGCATCACTATACCATAACCATTATACATCACTATACCATACATCATTATACCATACACCACTTTCCATTAAATACATATCCCCAGTGTTGAAAATTTAAGGTGTCCGGGGGGTTTGAAACAAAAATATATACTTGTACCCTACCCGTTGAAACGTTGAGGATTGGCTAAAGAGGTAGATATAACAAAGGGTCATATTACACCAGATGATTATCtggcggaaaatcgttatatggtTTCAACTTAAACACCAATCTTCCTGAGGAAACGAttgaaatttttttgttgttgatcgttggtttagatctgaccctaaaatcctcgttaatcgttctctgtaattccgcatttggtccctaatcgttcagtgtaattgcacatcgttccttcttttgctgcgatcagatggagtaaaccaaTGTAGTTATGATCGTaaatatcgttctgtgtaatatggtgaaattCGATGATCACTGGTAACATGGCCCACTGGGCAAAAGCACCACCccaggtaccaggtgctgttACTCGATCAATATAAATGTCTTCAGCCATCAGCCAGATTTTACTTTCGGAGAAATCTATATAGTTGTTATGGACGTTCCCCACATATGTAGGTCTGAGACTATTTAACAATGGTCAATGGCTGTCCGAGATGACTAATCGAAGAAATACACCTGCTCGTAGCCACTGATATTGGCCGTGTACGTCAGTGGCCGGTTATAGATCAGAGACGACTCCTCCTCTTTGGGGTTTGAGAAGTGATTTGAATTCTTTCGggctgaaaaaaagaaagaaaataaaaaatctttttcacTTCTACTAAATAATTTACATAGTAAACAGAATGGTTGTCGTCTATGAAATACTTGCCCACCTAACAGTACAGAGAGTATTGCATCTAGTGAATacagttaaagaggttatcaacTTTGGGTAATCCCCTTTGGTAAAACTAATTTTCAGGGGACCCTGGCAGCAACGTTCATTTCCGCTGCATTAGCaccatctatatggggacagTCATATTTATAAGAGCGAGGGGGGGTAATAGTGACATCTCTACTCTAATTGTGGATGCTGAGATAACAGTATATCAATGACCAACACAAGTAGCGTCCATAGTTTTCTTGTCCACTATCCAGACACAGAGAGACTCTTCATTACACCCCCGTATCGGTCCGGACTGTTTGCAGGTACTTAGCAGAAGGAAATTTGGTGTGATGGCTCCCATTACATGTACAGCCATTGACAGCCAGCTACCATTTTCTTAGTTTGCAGTGGTATCATGACTAGGAAACCTGGACTGCAATGGTCTAGGACTATATAATCTTTAGTCATGGATCCAGGCTCTGTGTGGGATGGAGTATGTTGGTCTTATAGTGAGCCATTCAATCCTACCTTTGCTGGCGaatacacactgccccctgctggtgtgatgatgtggaggacacaccgccccctgctggtgggatgaTCTGGAgatatgtacaggacatcctgcagTCAAATTTGTTGTCTCTTATGGTTTCCAGATGCAGGATAATGGCCACCACACACAGCAAGGGTTCCCTGGTAATGTCTCCTCCAGATTGTAACACTTCCATGGCTGCCCTCTCAACAATCTCCACCAATCTAGCATTTATGGGGCCAACTGGGACACCACCTACTGTAGCCTACAAGTGTGCAGGATTTACAGGCCcagctgtaatctctctggataCATTCGCTGTAAGACGTCATACAGAACTTGTATCCTCCATGTcaaactgtatctcatcctgtatcaaggctagaggagcccaacaGGGTACTAGAGTCTCCTTTCACTTGTACAGTTTTCTTTATTAAACATATCCcttcactctaaggctatgttaccacttcaggaacatattgggtaaaggcggccatcttgttaagtagatggctgctaataatgatcatgatcattattagtggcagtctatgttacaagatggccGCTTTTACCCAATATGTTCTTGAAGTGGTAACATATTCTAATACTGTAATCACTTTCATATATCATCAATACTTCTTACGTATAAAGTTTCATTCAATTCCAAAAACTCCATCTTGGTGCACCATTTGTGCACCCTCGGAGTAAAGCTTCACATTATTACCTTCATTTACAAAGAAATTTGCAATATACTGTGACATCCAAATGGCGTTGACAGAATGCGGATAGGCTAGGTCTCTTCTCCACTGGAAGCGGCTGGCCTCGGGGTGCCACTGCACTCCATAGATGGGATAATCCCGAGCTGTGGGGATAGGAGAGATCATCATGGCTGCTGGAATCAGAGGCACACTGTAGTTATAAGGAATATCTTATGTATTATAATAAGCTGCTCACCCTCCATAGTGGATATGAATTCCACACCATGCTGGTCATGGTTGGTGGACAGGATACGGTAAAATGCAGAGAGCTTCTCATTGGTGTGGAAGGTCTGGAAAATAAAGACGAAAGATTCCATAATGGAAAGCCGGGTTATCTAGTAAAACATAGAGAAGTCCTCCGCTGTATCACCATTACCTCTGGAGTGATCCCAAAATTATGGAAATTTGCTGTTATATTTTCCTTGGCGGCTGCATGAAGTAATTCCAGGGGAGCATGGCGGAACATTCTACTAGAAGAGACATCTGTCTCCAAGAGAGAAATAAGGGGCTTGAATGAAggttacatatatattacatatagatagagattttctatttttctgtttTAATCGTCTACTATAAGGGCAGTGTCCACATCTCTCCTACTATTTTCTGTTCCGCTATGGGAacctttttaaaagttttaatccATTAGGGAAACGCTTAGCCCCGCACTTCTTCCAgcttgggtggtggtggtggtgttgtgtgtgtgtgtgtgcgtgcgtgtgcgtgtgcgtgtggggtgggggtgggggtgaaccTACTAAAcccaacttttgacatgtccctttgACAAAATCTGTATGTTGTTCTGTTTGGTTCAGGTTTTGTGATACAATTTGCAATGGAGGCTCGGAATGGAACCTCAGATACAGATGTGAACAAAGTCTTACACTGACAGGTTTTATTATAAGCAATACTTCGACCCTTTTCTTTATTCTAATTGaaatacacacatagggggagatttatcaaactggtgtcaagtagaattgtctcagttgcccctggcaaccaatcagattccatctttcatttttcaaagaatccatgaggaaagaaaagtggaatctgattggttgctatgggcaactgagcctgtttcactttacaccagtttgataaatctccccccataggtTTTATTAGCGTTCAGATAGGGCCGAGCCCTGATGTGTTGCTTACCATCAGCCAGGATGAGCGGAAGAGACATGTTATTAGCTGCCGTCTTACATAATAAGTTTTCTCCAGATGTCAGAGCGGTAAGAACCTGGAAACCCATACAAGTGCCCCAGATAGGGAAATACGTACCAGAGGATGCGGCCTGAGAAAAAGACAAGAGAACCTGTCACTTATTTCTTTATACATCTTTCAGGTAGAGGGTGATATTTTGGGTCTCCTCCTGATGTGCTGCCCAGACTTGGGGTAGTAGTATAAACCTATACTACAAACTTGGGGTAGTAGTATAAAGCATCCATACTACAGGGTGGCCATGTAGCGGACATTATGAGCAACAAATGTCACATGGCATCATACTAAAATCCAACATTTACCCTTCGTTCCCCTGATATCACCTGTGAGTCGGGAGCCCCCCATATACTTTAGATAGCTGAATATGGTTTAGCTGACTTTTTTCTTTAATGTTTGGGCACATGAAGTAGAATACACCAACAGGAACAGGGCTGTGTCTAACGAGGGTGACGGAGCACATGCTCCAGGCCCTGTAAAATGATGGGGCAACAATATACAACTCGGTCAAAGTGTGTAGATACGGGGCACAAAACTGAATATTTGCCCAAAGTGAAGAAAATCAGAAGCAGACATGCCTGGGAGACCTCGGCTGATCATAGCCTTTTAACacgtcctattacatgaaacgttTATCGGCCTCAATGGTCGGGTACGGCCAATAattatttcatgtaatagggcctaaaaAATCCAGTATATTCAATACAACCTGTGTAAATGTAAACCTTTCCTGGTTAGCGATAGATGTCACATAGAAGCCTTTCTCTTCATCCCAGCTTCTTACCTCAATAGCTAGTCTATAAAATATTCCTGCTGTCCGAGTAAAGCTAGAGCGCAAGAGGTTAACTGCTCCTCCGGGTAACAGGACTCTAaggaagagagagacagagaaacgTCCATTATACAAGTGACTCTGGGATTAAAGTACCTTGACTTTGCAAGACGTTTGTTTTTAGATTGTGATCTTGGACAATCTAGCACGGTGATAGGGAACCCTAACCCTGATCTACTGGGAAGCATTCAATATAAAAAATACAGTGCTACCTCTGTACCCAACCACTATCTGTGCTGGAAGACTGGTTGAGAACTGAGCAAtgtttttccataagaaataatgtaaatgtgtttatttGGTTCCATCATCTACCAATACCCGACTACTGTACTGACTGGAGGAGAGGATTCAGACAGGTGGCAAACAAGACACAAAGTAGCCTCATAGTGACGCCAACAGCACCTGCACTAAATTAGTATTGCCTTGTGCGCGATATAGGGTACAATATGTTGTAACACGGCTGCACAAGACTGCAAAACAAGTTGCCAACCAGTGGTTGAAAACTGAGCAAGTGGTTGAGTTCCAAAGTCGAATTTCCTTAAAAATATTGGCTATAAACTGAATTGTTTGAGTTAGGAGCCGAGTTACCACCGGACTGATTTGCCACGTATAGTATTATCTAGGTGCCACTTTATTTCATAAGGCACTATATTATATGGGTCAttattagggtatatgcacactaaatAAATGTCGCGAATTCCACTGCTGGCCTCACCGTGCTCCCATTTGAAgttcataggctccattctacgCTCAGTCAGATTCtgtcgtctgcccaaagaatggacttgtcaattctttgggaggacAGCGGAATACGCTTGACCATAGatgggagcctatgggacgggcggagagcCAGGTTGGAGTGCGCGGGGACGAGCGTCGGAATCCGCTCAGAGTTATCAgcaacatttactcagtgtgcaaatTCCCTTGCTATAGAAAGATTTGTGAttcttagggcctgttcacactgagcaaattcgacGGGAttaatcccacctgcctcaggtcaattccttgagcggagagcagaggcgcaagagccctctcatagacaaggggaggcatttattaagtccagtgttttttacgccggacgtaaaaatgcccccgcagctccggcgctacggagatttatgtagaggcggactgcctctacataaatcccgtgcgcgccgttgcgcaccgccgaaaacctacgccagctgaggactggagtaggttttcggcgtacattttggcggaacggatgataaatcgcgcggactctgagcccgcgccctccgttccgcccactctccgccccttttccgccccctggcgtactcggcggaaagtgccgatttgcgaatattttattcgcaaatccgccatttttgcttaaaaaaagacgcaaatcggcactttccgccgaaaatcatccattcgccggatgatacatgtggcccaagctgtttgacactgaggcaggcaggattctccgccacagaattccgctgaatttgctcagtgtgaacaggcccttagggtCCAAACTAATGCCTAAGATGTCGAAACGCTCCACTGCTCGATATGAAGATACCAGTGTTATAAATGGTGCGTGGTGGGTGGGAGAACCAAGGGGCATCAATGTTCCCTCTGTTCATGACTTACCTTTCAATCTACCCCCAAAAACTCACCCATTGATTGAGTTGAATAGATGGATATATTCATCAATACTCAGATTTAACCTGAAATAGAAATGTCAAGGTCTCCCATCAGATTCTCTATAGTTGTTGGTATTCTATACTGGATCTGCAAAGACCCAGCACCTCAATCATGCTTGTACTCTCTGCCTCTAGTCACTACCCAGCAGATACTAAGTGTTTCAGGACTCTCCATTAAAACTCCTATGGCCCAGTAATCCCACCATGTAATGTATCCTCACATTGTAAGACATATTCATTAGACATCATTGTATGGCATATGTCCTGACCAAATGTGCATTATATCATGGACGTTCACACTCACCGGATAGGAACGACTCTGCTACCGGCTGACTCAAGGAAAT from Dendropsophus ebraccatus isolate aDenEbr1 chromosome 1, aDenEbr1.pat, whole genome shotgun sequence includes these protein-coding regions:
- the LOC138788610 gene encoding gamma-glutamyl hydrolase-like; this encodes MRGLSMLPAYIYLLSFTLLPPVALGVNDRPIIGIITQEVSDEVFFQYGKTYIADSYVNFLESAGSRVVPIRLNLSIDEYIHLFNSINGVLLPGGAVNLLRSSFTRTAGIFYRLAIEAASSGTYFPIWGTCMGFQVLTALTSGENLLCKTAANNMSLPLILADDVSSSRMFRHAPLELLHAAAKENITANFHNFGITPETFHTNEKLSAFYRILSTNHDQHGVEFISTMEARDYPIYGVQWHPEASRFQWRRDLAYPHSVNAIWMSQYIANFFVNEARKNSNHFSNPKEEESSLIYNRPLTYTANISGYEQVYFFD